A section of the Deltaproteobacteria bacterium genome encodes:
- a CDS encoding DUF3365 domain-containing protein, producing the protein MTMTILVSTLGTTFYVIEKRQERLLFDQVTSQARILFKQIIVTRLWVAQHGNIYVKQVHRQKKGPADADRDDEIQDQSGRRYRKENPAEVTRELSKYARRTGEFWFHITSSKLVNPENAPDAFERKALRKFKTKKTKEWSTIEKRKRNSFFRYAAPLYAKPACIKCHKEYHVGDLRGAISITLPIGKLLSQVAGNKRTMVFGMVVISAQLFVALLLTMRAFIINPILKLKRLVEAYPGGEGATSDPVISSRDELGLLYRAFSEMRETINQYQRSLKEKIHAATQELQLTNSKLIETNQRYQELSNRKSEFISIISHELRTPLTSVKGAIDFIRSKLNMLNEERSDLQLDLKEVLQFLDVIGSNADRLVRMVNETLDLEKIESGREEFYFSEFSIGPFLRELVWEIDPILAEKEIALNTEVEEGLMVCADEDRMKEVMLNLLSNAIQHSPERSVITVEGRLNGPWVVVRVSDQGDGIPVEEQQKIFEKFYKRREGGTGLGLALCKSILEAHQGEIGIVSDGVRGSTFYFKLPAIKVEHGKPDSGDR; encoded by the coding sequence ATGACGATGACGATACTGGTTTCTACGCTCGGCACCACCTTCTATGTGATAGAGAAGCGGCAGGAGAGACTGCTCTTTGATCAAGTGACCTCACAGGCGAGGATACTCTTCAAGCAGATTATTGTGACGCGTCTTTGGGTCGCGCAACATGGCAATATCTATGTTAAACAGGTCCACCGACAGAAAAAAGGCCCGGCAGATGCAGATAGAGATGATGAAATCCAGGATCAAAGCGGGAGGCGGTATCGGAAGGAGAATCCCGCCGAGGTGACGAGAGAGCTTTCGAAATATGCCCGGAGGACGGGAGAATTCTGGTTTCATATCACCAGTTCGAAACTGGTGAATCCCGAGAATGCACCGGATGCTTTTGAGAGAAAGGCACTCCGTAAATTCAAGACAAAGAAGACAAAGGAATGGTCTACCATCGAGAAGCGCAAAAGGAATTCTTTTTTCCGTTATGCTGCACCGCTCTATGCCAAGCCTGCCTGTATCAAGTGTCACAAGGAGTACCATGTGGGAGATCTCCGGGGAGCGATCAGCATTACTCTTCCGATCGGAAAACTGCTCTCCCAGGTGGCCGGGAATAAGCGCACGATGGTTTTCGGGATGGTCGTGATTTCCGCCCAGCTCTTCGTGGCGCTTCTGCTGACCATGAGGGCCTTTATTATCAACCCCATTTTGAAACTGAAGAGGCTAGTGGAGGCCTATCCCGGGGGAGAGGGGGCAACATCGGATCCGGTCATTTCCTCCAGAGACGAGTTGGGCCTGTTGTACCGCGCTTTTTCGGAGATGCGGGAGACCATCAATCAGTATCAGCGTTCCCTGAAGGAGAAAATCCATGCGGCGACGCAGGAATTACAATTGACGAACAGCAAACTCATTGAGACCAATCAACGTTATCAGGAGCTCAGCAACCGGAAATCGGAGTTCATTTCCATTATTTCACATGAGTTAAGGACACCACTAACCTCCGTGAAAGGAGCCATTGACTTTATTCGTTCAAAGCTCAACATGTTGAACGAGGAACGTTCTGATCTTCAACTTGACCTCAAGGAGGTGTTGCAATTCCTGGATGTAATCGGCTCCAATGCGGATCGTCTTGTCCGGATGGTCAATGAAACGCTAGATCTTGAAAAAATTGAATCCGGCCGGGAGGAATTTTATTTTTCAGAATTTTCGATCGGGCCCTTCCTCCGAGAACTGGTATGGGAAATCGACCCCATTCTTGCCGAAAAAGAGATTGCCCTGAATACCGAGGTTGAAGAAGGGCTGATGGTGTGTGCGGATGAGGACCGGATGAAGGAGGTTATGCTCAACCTGCTTTCCAATGCCATTCAACATTCGCCGGAGCGCTCGGTCATTACCGTGGAGGGACGGTTGAACGGGCCATGGGTCGTCGTTCGCGTCTCCGATCAGGGAGACGGGATTCCCGTTGAAGAGCAACAGAAGATTTTCGAGAAGTTCTATAAACGCAGGGAAGGGGGCACGGGTCTTGGGCTGGCGCTTTGCAAGAGCATCCTGGAGGCTCACCAGGGCGAAATCGGGATTGTCAGCGACGGGGTTCGGGGAAGTACCTTTTACTTCAAGCTACCCGCAATCAAGGTGGAACATGGGAAACCGGATTCTGGCGATCGATGA
- a CDS encoding alginate export family protein, whose product MCTAGLTSMISGFRMGLWAAIIVVFTVLVPVTFPASASTDLLGYAIRSGKPTLNLRYRFERVDDDAFSDKGYASTLRTAFGYTTARWRGVAARIEFQGVTNVGEADKHNNKGSGSAWNGVSNRPVIADPNQIDFNQAYLDWKAGEGTRLLLGRQEILLDNVRFVGNVGWRQFHQSFDAVRLTTTKIPGIRLTYAYVLNQNRIFADTKRMSSHLLNLRREFGKAGSLSVYGYLIDYDKPDDSRLSTSTFGAYWHGGVGLTSGWKGLYDLELAHQVDTGDNPGNVDANYYRTVIGAEVGIWTFKVGYELLEGKPGDGAFSTPFATLHAWNGWADKFLKTPADGLEDLTFTVSAKISSWKFVGVYHKLSADTGGAHYGGEMDLLAAYTSPWKQVFALKAAAYNANKYSTDTTKLWVFSTWKF is encoded by the coding sequence ATGTGTACTGCCGGTTTGACTTCTATGATCTCAGGTTTCAGGATGGGGCTGTGGGCTGCGATTATTGTGGTATTCACCGTTCTCGTTCCGGTTACATTCCCTGCCTCTGCCTCGACGGATTTACTCGGCTACGCAATCCGAAGCGGCAAACCCACGCTTAATCTGCGTTACCGTTTCGAGCGCGTAGACGATGACGCCTTTTCGGACAAAGGCTACGCCTCGACGCTCCGGACCGCCTTCGGTTATACCACCGCTCGTTGGCGCGGTGTCGCCGCCCGGATCGAATTTCAGGGGGTCACCAACGTCGGCGAGGCCGACAAGCACAACAATAAGGGATCCGGATCCGCTTGGAACGGGGTGAGCAACCGTCCCGTGATCGCCGACCCCAACCAGATTGATTTCAACCAGGCGTATCTCGACTGGAAGGCGGGGGAAGGAACCCGTCTGCTCCTCGGCCGCCAGGAGATTCTGCTCGACAATGTGCGTTTCGTAGGCAACGTTGGGTGGCGCCAGTTTCACCAGTCGTTCGACGCCGTGAGGCTGACCACGACGAAGATACCGGGTATCCGGCTCACCTATGCCTATGTGCTCAACCAGAACCGGATTTTTGCCGACACCAAGAGGATGAGCAGCCATCTTCTGAACCTCCGACGCGAGTTCGGGAAGGCCGGTTCCCTTTCCGTCTACGGTTATCTGATCGACTATGACAAGCCGGACGATTCCAGGCTCTCCACTTCGACTTTCGGCGCTTACTGGCATGGTGGCGTCGGCCTTACCTCCGGTTGGAAGGGACTCTATGATCTGGAACTTGCCCATCAGGTCGACACCGGTGACAACCCCGGTAACGTGGACGCAAACTATTACCGTACCGTAATCGGAGCGGAGGTCGGTATCTGGACCTTCAAGGTCGGCTACGAACTGTTGGAAGGCAAACCGGGCGACGGCGCTTTTTCAACCCCGTTCGCGACGTTGCATGCCTGGAATGGGTGGGCTGACAAGTTCCTGAAGACTCCGGCCGATGGACTTGAGGATCTCACCTTCACTGTGAGCGCCAAGATCTCCTCGTGGAAGTTTGTAGGCGTCTACCATAAATTAAGCGCCGATACGGGCGGCGCCCATTACGGAGGGGAGATGGATCTCCTTGCCGCCTACACCTCCCCGTGGAAGCAGGTTTTCGCACTCAAGGCTGCTGCCTATAACGCCAATAAGTACTCCACCGATACGACCAAACTTTGGGTGTTCTCAACCTGGAAATTCTGA
- a CDS encoding response regulator, whose translation MILEDERLLCWVLAENLVDMACSIVCVENAEEAFRFIEKIKFHLMILDYGLPGMTGLDLLSILRKRGITLPVIMMTAANDPEIEERATGLDIVHFFRKPFGSYMLKKIVQTYFATSCRDRSIGRHRP comes from the coding sequence ATGATTCTCGAGGATGAACGTCTCCTTTGCTGGGTTTTGGCAGAAAACCTGGTGGATATGGCATGCTCTATCGTGTGCGTGGAAAATGCAGAGGAGGCGTTCCGTTTCATTGAAAAAATAAAATTTCACCTGATGATTCTGGATTATGGTTTACCGGGTATGACCGGTTTGGACCTCTTGTCCATTCTCAGGAAGAGAGGGATCACTCTCCCGGTGATTATGATGACCGCAGCGAATGATCCGGAAATTGAAGAACGGGCCACAGGACTTGATATAGTCCATTTTTTTCGGAAGCCCTTCGGCTCGTATATGCTGAAGAAAATCGTCCAGACTTATTTTGCGACCTCGTGTCGGGACAGATCTATCGGGAGACACAGACCGTAA